One Carassius auratus strain Wakin unplaced genomic scaffold, ASM336829v1 scaf_tig00001266, whole genome shotgun sequence genomic region harbors:
- the LOC113069276 gene encoding uncharacterized protein C6orf203 homolog isoform X2: protein MQNLPVQALALRQLGRLNSLQLLTPCHASGLSMWCPRTLHARQLWGSATPQTHRTAMWPRSWDTRQSWLLHHSRLKSTGKKGKQKIMQQEEEEEEEDAETSDYEDELPDDPGLPKDYKDHEKTVQSLRFDLVLKTGLDIARNGVEDAFYNLKLRLNGQKLTKKSKMVKVGDTLDLILNEDKEVDTVLLKRVILKKVVGETKDTEKQRVILRSWKHLQLPRKHVYKQ from the exons ATGCAGAATCTGCCAGTGCAGGCGCTGGCCCTGCGGCAGCTAGGCAGACTGAACTCCCTCCAGCTGCTCACTCCATGCCATGCCTCTGGTCTCAGCATGTGGTGCCCACGAACATTACACGCTCGTCAGTTGTGGGGTTCAGCCACTCCTCAAACACACCGTACAGCTATGTGGCCAAGATCATGGGACACTCGGCAGAGTTGGTTGCTTCATCACTCCCGGCTCAAAAGCACGGGAAAAAAAGGGAAACAAAAAATTatgcagcaggaggaggaggaggaggaggaagatgcaGAGACTAGTGATTATGAGGATGAGCTTCCAGATGACCCAGGCCTGCCAAAAGACTATAAAGACCATGAGAAAACTGTCCAGTCTCTACGTTTCGATTTGGTATTGAAGACCGGATTGGACATTGCACGAAA TGGTGTGGAGGATGCTTTCTATAACCTCAAATTGAGACTGAATGGTCAGAAACTCACCAAGAAGAGCAAAATG GTTAAAGTGGGGGATACACTGGATCTGATCCTAAATGAGGACAAGGAAGTGGACACAGTCTTGCTGAAGAGAGTGATCTTAAAAAAGGTGGTTGGAGAGACAAAAGACACAGAAAAGCAGAGAGTTATTCTAAGAAGCTGGAAACACCTCCAACTTCCCAGAAAGCATGTGTACAAGCAGTAA
- the LOC113069276 gene encoding uncharacterized protein C6orf203 homolog isoform X1 — MFTTTVAATAGLFLLCSLVNSRLESQERRSLCSVSMQNLPVQALALRQLGRLNSLQLLTPCHASGLSMWCPRTLHARQLWGSATPQTHRTAMWPRSWDTRQSWLLHHSRLKSTGKKGKQKIMQQEEEEEEEDAETSDYEDELPDDPGLPKDYKDHEKTVQSLRFDLVLKTGLDIARNGVEDAFYNLKLRLNGQKLTKKSKMVKVGDTLDLILNEDKEVDTVLLKRVILKKVVGETKDTEKQRVILRSWKHLQLPRKHVYKQ, encoded by the exons ATGTTCACTACTACAGTAGCAGCGACTGCTGGTTTGTTTTTACTGTGCTCGTTGGTAAACTCGAGATTAGAGAGTCAAGAGAGGAGATCACTGTGCTCAGTTAG TATGCAGAATCTGCCAGTGCAGGCGCTGGCCCTGCGGCAGCTAGGCAGACTGAACTCCCTCCAGCTGCTCACTCCATGCCATGCCTCTGGTCTCAGCATGTGGTGCCCACGAACATTACACGCTCGTCAGTTGTGGGGTTCAGCCACTCCTCAAACACACCGTACAGCTATGTGGCCAAGATCATGGGACACTCGGCAGAGTTGGTTGCTTCATCACTCCCGGCTCAAAAGCACGGGAAAAAAAGGGAAACAAAAAATTatgcagcaggaggaggaggaggaggaggaagatgcaGAGACTAGTGATTATGAGGATGAGCTTCCAGATGACCCAGGCCTGCCAAAAGACTATAAAGACCATGAGAAAACTGTCCAGTCTCTACGTTTCGATTTGGTATTGAAGACCGGATTGGACATTGCACGAAA TGGTGTGGAGGATGCTTTCTATAACCTCAAATTGAGACTGAATGGTCAGAAACTCACCAAGAAGAGCAAAATG GTTAAAGTGGGGGATACACTGGATCTGATCCTAAATGAGGACAAGGAAGTGGACACAGTCTTGCTGAAGAGAGTGATCTTAAAAAAGGTGGTTGGAGAGACAAAAGACACAGAAAAGCAGAGAGTTATTCTAAGAAGCTGGAAACACCTCCAACTTCCCAGAAAGCATGTGTACAAGCAGTAA
- the LOC113069277 gene encoding WD repeat-containing protein 35, with product MMKSVIAASKEAFYVWQDRVDKKLTALEINQVSKTRKEGRERVFHIDESPSGTSDGTLNFAKAFTATTDLIFCITASDRMLIVGCGSGLLQRYSLSNISLLQKYSLTSRRYQLSLNCNSSRLTIIDIMGMLTFMDVETRASSGDAKGGSTAGDPSAFERKDVWDMKWANDNPDLFSVI from the exons ATGATGAAGAGTGTGATTGCTGCATCTAAAGAGGCGTTTTATGTTTGGCAGGATCGTGTGGATAAGAAACTCACTGCTCTTGAAATCAACCAGGTTTCCAAGACAAGAAAGGAAGGTCGAGAGAG GGTTTTTCACATCGATGAGAGTCCAAGCGGAACATCGGATGGGACACTGAACTTTGCCAAAGCCTTCACA GCCACCACAGATCTGATCTTCTGCATCACAGCTTCAGACAGGATGCTTATAGTG GGCTGTGGGTCTGGGCTCTTACAGAGATACAGTCTGTCCAACATCAGCCTCCTGCAGAAATATTCCCTTACGTCCAGACGGTATCAGCTGTCCCTCAATTGTAACTCCAG ccGGCTGACTATTATAGACATCATGGGTATGTTGACATTTATGGACGTAGAGACGCGGGCTTCGTCAGGGGATGCAAAGGGTGGGTCGACAGCTGGAGACCCATCTGCATTTGAGCGCAAGGATGTCTGGGATATGAAGTGGGCTAATGACAACCCAGATCTGTTCTCTGTGATATGA